The sequence CAGTATGTAGTTCAGATTTTTCTGCTGTCACTATTTTGCTGTCATTGTCTAACTAGTGTTTTTCTGGCAGGTTGCAGCTCTTAATTTTGGGGAAGTCTACAATGTGCAATATGTCAAGATGTACAGCATCTTCATGAATCACTTGCAGGTAGTGCTGTtatctttgtttgttggttCTACTTGTTTTCGTGGATTTATTCATTAATGATCCTACTATAGAGTCTCACTTTTAGTTAGTCAATGTACTTTCTATGGTCGTTTACCTGTTCTGTCCTGTATTTAGATTGACTTTCATGATAATTTGGCTTCTAGGTTGATGCCCATACTTGTTTTCATATCTGCAGGCAATTCttcctttaaattttaatatccCTAAGGCATATTCAACCGGAAGTAGTGAAGAACAGGCAAGTTTTTTGTTGTGGGTTAGTTTCTGGCCATTGTATTTTTCGAGATAATGACTGTATATCTTCTTTACCTCTAGGCTTTTATCCAGAACTTGGCACTGTTTTTCACTTCGTTTTTCAAGGtatatctctttctttgttgaGTAAGTTACGTCAGGTTGTTTTGGATGTGTAACTGATGGACGATGGTTTTGCATTTGTTTTTCTACTCTTTTTTCGTTTGCAGTCACATAGAAAAGTTCTAGAATCTTCACCCGAAAATATTTCTCTCTTACTTGCGGGTCTGGGATATCTCATTAGCATATCATATGTTGATGACTCTGAAGTATTCAAGGTATgtgaattatagtttttaatatttatatatatacataatggTTTCATGTTATTTTTTCAATGTTTTGGAAACTGACACGTTTTGCTTGCTTACGAGTGAACAGGTTTGTTTGGACTATTGGAATTCATTAGTTTTGGAGTTGTTTGGGTCGCAACATCATGTCGGTCACCCTGCACTAACTCCAAGTCTGTTTGGAATGCAAGTATGACTCCTTTATGCTCTTGTATAGAATGGAAATCAGGATTATAGATATTGTATTGGTTGAACTTTGCTTTGATGTATTTACTTACCTGGGTCTTTATTTTCCTAGTATCAGATGGCTTTCCTTCCTCGTACGGTTGATGGTGTTAAACCTGAAGTCACAGAGCGGCATAAAATTTATTCAGATCCATTGTCAAAATTAAGGGGGCTCATGATTAGTCGCATGGCTAAGCCTGAAGAAGTGTTAATTGTTGAGGACGAAAATGGGAACATTGTCCGTGAAACTATGAAGGATAATGATGTTCTTGTCCAGTATAAGGTACCAATCGTGCATATGACCTATCTTCAGTTATGTAAGATATACTAGGTCCTCCACACACGGCATGTTCATTCATAGTTATTAAACAGAGTATTTATATTTGTGGTTAAAAAGTATTAGCTATTTTTTACAATTACTATATAAtagaaatataaacaaaataaatataaatgaatgtTTATTTagacttttgattattttttaatgttgaaTTAGCTCTAtttaaaactctcttttttttccttgactCATGAAATCGGAGAGAAAAACTGACACAACTTTTACTCGCATCGCTACTCCTTTGATATAGGATACCAATAGTGTTATGATATATTAGAAGAAAGTTCTATTATATGATCCGACTTTTAGGTTTCAATTATATGGTATTCCATTTCATATTTTACACCAATGCAGATAATGCGGGAGACATTAATCTACCTCTCTCACCTTGATCATGAAGATACAGAAAAACAGGTACTTATTTTGAGGGTTGCTAGATTTTCCTATCCTCTTGACTCTAGAATGATTTAGTTTTCAGAGTTTACTTTTAATTCTTTACTATTGTTATGTGTGCTAATGGTAGTATATGTAGAAGTGTTCATGATTGTGGATTAGCCGTACTTTGAAAGGGTAGAATCTTGGCTTACCCCTGTTGTATTGATGtcaactttttgttgtttcttctaagATGTTGAGTAAGCTAAGCAAACAGTTGAGCGGGGAGGAATGGGCATGGAACAATCTGAACACTTTATGCTGGGCTATTGGGTCCATTTCTGGATCCATGATAGTAGAACAGGTAAGATCTCCGTTCTCAGTGTCTAATTGTATTTGTAATGAACTAcagttttagatttgtttatatttcagTCATATACTTTTGGCCCTAGGTATGTGCTAGCATTTTTCTAATGTTTCTAATGTTATTAGTGTTCTTGAGTGGTCTCCTATTGCTTTATGGTCGATTTGTGTTACATTGGTTCTACCACCAGTGTTTTGTGACGTTTGTGTCCTTTACTAATCATATCAAACAACTCcgtctgttttcttttcttttcaggaaAACAGATTTCTAGTGATGGTTATCCGCGATTTGTTAAGTTTATGTGAAGTCGTCAAGGGAAAAGACAATAAAGCTGTTATTGCGAGCAACATCATGTGAGTTTTTTTCTACATCATGGATCCTAGAATTGAAACCTATTCATTACATCTTATCAAAATTAATACATCTACATTATATTGTTGATTTTGGCTTGGATTGTTGGTACTTATGTAGCGTGAGATTTTCTCTAGAAGTGGATCACTTGTTACCTGCTAGCATTATATATATCCCAAAACTTAAACTTGTCCCATGCATGATTTGTTTGAGTATTTGACTTGTGTTCTTGTACATTCGCTTCAGGTATGTTGTTGGACAATATTCAAGATTCTTAAGAGCCCATTGGAAGTTTCTGAAGACAGTTGTCCATAAGTTGTTTGAATTTATGCATGAGACGCATCCTGGTGTTCAGGTAATTCTTCCCTTTTTCAAGTTGGAATTAGAATTTCTGTAGGAGTTATAGTTTCTTGGCTGAATCTTTCATATTAAGTAGAACCAGTTGAGAATTTGATTTCATTACTATCCCTTTATATCTGATTGTACCATCGTTTATTACGTCTCAGTGTTCATAAAAAGTCATTGCTCACCTTATTGCTGTCCCTGTGGTCTTTGGGTGGTCTGGGTTATCTAACGACCTACGTTTTTTTAGGACATGGCATGCGACACATTCTTNCTACATCATGGATTCTAGAATTGAAACCTATTCATTACATCTTATCAAAATTAATACCTATACATTATATTGTTGATTTTGGCTTGGATGTTGGTACTTATGTAGCGTGAGATTTTCTCTAGAAGTGGATCACTTGTTACCTGCTAGCATTATATATATCCCAAAACTTAAACTTGTCCCATGCATGATTTGTTTGAGTATTTGACTTGTGTTCTTGTACATTCGCTTCAGGTATGTTGTTGGACAATATTCAAGATTCTTAAGAGCCCATTGGAAGTTTCTGAAGACAGTTGTCCATAAGTTGTTTGAATTTATGCATGAGACGCATCCTGGTGTTCAGGTAATTCTTCCCTTTTTCAAGTTGGAATTAGAATTTCTGTAGGAGTTATAGTTTCTTGGCTGAATCTTTCATATTAAGTAGAACCAGTTGAGAATTTGATTTCATTACTATCCCTTTATATCTGATTGTACCATCGTTTATTACGTCTCAGTGTTCATAAAAAGTCATTGCTCACCTTATTGCTGTCCCTGTGGTCTTTGGGTGGTCTGGGTTATCTAACGACCTACGTTTTTTTAGGACATGGCATGCGACACATTCTTGAAAATTGTTATAAAGTGCAACCGAAGATTCGTTATTGCTCAGGTATGTACTGGTCCGTTTAAGACACCTTTTAATTCTTAGTTTATCATCTAAAAAGTGACATTCTGTGCTTTTCAGGTTGGAGAAAGTGAGCCATTTGTATCTGAACTTCTATCAAGCCTTACTACAATTGTTGGAGATCTTGAGCTTCATCAGATTCACACATTTTATGAATCTGTAAGTATTGTTAGTCGTGTCTCTTTGATGGAGATGGGAAGCTATTTCTTATTGTGATCGCATTCTTTGTCTCtatttatctctctctccaGGTTGGTACTATGATCCAGGCAGAATCAGATGCTCAGAAGAGGGGTGAATACCTCCAGAGGTTGATGGCTCTCCCGAATCAGGTCTGTTAAGTGTTAAGTAAAAAGGTACTGttcagcttttgtttttgtcatagCTGGCTAAAGGTATTTTTTGCTATGATTTAGAAATGGGGAGAAATTTTAGGACAAGCCCGCCAAAGTGCAGATATCCTCAAGGACCCAGATGTGATACGTACTGTGCTTAATATCCTCCAGGTCTGATATCTTACAGAGTTTGGCTGGAATTTTATTTAACATTAGAATTTCATACATAAATATAGGATTCATTATGGTTGAGCTGGTGCATTGGTAGACCTTGGTTTTTCTTACATGgtataaacttatatatgtgtGCAGACAAATACGCGGGTTGCAACTTCACTTGGAACAAACTTCTTATCTCAAATTTCGTTGATCTACTTGGATATGCTGAATGTTTACAGGTACACTCTTTATGCAATAGTTATGTTGCAGTTAAGAGTTATGTGGTAGACATAATTGACGTAATTCTTCCTCTTCTGCACCAGAATGTATAGTGAACTTGTGTCAAGCAGCATTGCTAATGGGGGCCCATACGCATCAAGAACATCTCTTGTTAAACTTTTAAGGTAGGAGGGCAATGTACATCAAATAAAAGCACAGATTTTGATTCCCCTCTATTTCAAACTGGAATAACATTACATCTTTATGCTTCACGGAACAGGTCTGTTAAGAGGGAAATCCTTAAGCTGATAGAAACATTTTTAGACAAAGCTGAAAACCAGCCACACATTGGAAAACAGTTTGTTCCACCAATGATGGATCAAGTACTTGGCGACTATGCAAGAAATGTTCCTGATGCCAGAGAATCAGAAGTCTTATCACTCTTTGCAACGATAATTTGCAACGATAATAAACAAGTATGTATCTTCTCTGTTTCAGTTTGCCTTATTAATCCACGATGTTTACAGTCTTCtcttttaagaatatttttatttatcatcatGGATTAATTGAATTAGTTGATGCATAGAAGTTTCAATTGTGTGAAATCGCCAAAGAAGTTTTACACAAAATGTAccattaaattatattatcttcTAAGTTGGCAACTTGTTGATGTGTTCCTGTAGGTACAAGGTTGTAATGCAAGATGAAGTTCTCCTCATATTTGAAGCTGTTTTCCAGTGCACATTGGAGGTAATGGATTCTATGCTCCATTGAAAATACTTCCCACATGTGCATTTGAAGTCAGTCCACACTTTGGAGATATTATGAACAATGTACTGTGATTCCCAATCGTAGTTATGCATCTAATGAAGGtcaatttgtttttctgtaGATGattactaaaaattttgaagattacCCAGAGCACCGCCTCAAGTTTTTCTCGTTACTTCGTGCTATTGCCACATTTTGTTTCCGTGCCTTGATACAGTTGTCAAGTGAGGTTGGTGATTATGTTCTTCAGTTAGTTTTCTTTGCATGATCTTAGAAAGCTATTAACTCCCTTTCCATATTgatagttttcttgttttttgtgcCTCTTTATAATTAATCATCAGCAACTGAAGCTAGTGATGGATTCAGTTATCTGGGCATTTAGGCATACTGAAAGAAATATCGCTGAAACTGGGCTCATTCTCTTGCTCGAAATGCTGAAAAACTTCCAGGTTTTTTCTCGTTGTGTTAACTGTTTCACTTTTGGCCCCTTATGTTTGTTCATGATGTAACATGTTCTCTCTGATTTGTGACAGAAATCTGACATCTGTAACCAATTCTACCGAACATACTTTCTGCAAATTGAGCAAGAAGTATTTGCTGTCTTGACCGATACCTTCCATAAGCCAGGGTTCAAGTTGCATGTGTTAGTGCTGCAGCATCTATTTTGCCTGGTACAGATTCCAACTTACATAAAAATCTGCCACTTGGCTAGTTTATGCAGAAGAATTAAAGGATCGATCATAAAAATATTCAGGTTGAGAGTGATTCTTTGACGGAACCATTGTGGGATGCTGCAACGGTACATCATTCGTGTCCAAATAATGCTGCCTTTATTCGTGAATACACCATCAAGCTTCTAAGCTCATCATTCCCCAACATGACTACAACAGAGGTAACTATTCTAAACTTGACTAAACCAGaggattttcttttctttgattgcGAGTTATCTTGAAAACtgacaacacacaacaaaaacagGTGACACAGTTTGTGAATGGACTTTACGAGACGAGAAGCGACGCTGGCAGGTTTAAGAATAACATACGTGACTTCCTTGTTCAGTCCAAGGAATTTTCTGCTCAGGTATATCTTATTGGTATCTTATTTCCGTTAAGACCacatatcataaataaaaaatatctaatgAATTGGATTTGATTTGTTCAGGATAACAAAGATTTGTATGTTGAGGAAGCTGCAGCTcaaatggagagagagagacaaagaatGCTTTCAATTCCTGGACTTATAGCTCCCAGCGAAATTCAAGACGACATGACTGATTCTTAAGTCTTCTCGTGTCTTAGACCAATGGATGAATTATGTTGCTTTCTTTCTGATGATAGTAAAAGgctttaaagagttttttttttttttttttgagtagtAGATAGCTTCCTAATCGATTTTGAGAAATGGAAAGCTTAGAAATGAGAGAAGTGTTAGGTGCGTTTGGATTTGGTGTAGCTTTTCTACATAACAGTTTTTGACTTGAGTAGCTAGTATTCCTCTTCTTTTCGTAAGACTGGATGATTTGATTCAGTAATCAGTATTAACAAAATGAAATATGTTTAGAGGACAACAATAATcaaattctttgttttaaacGAAATATTAACAGGCCTAGTTGGGCCTTGACACTGCAAAGAGCAATTTCCTCCGGCATCTCGTTTTTACCCTTCAACCGGTTTTAAACCGACCCTAATTAATTTGACTTTTGTAAACCGGATTAAAATTGAATACTGTAGAGAGATGACCAAGTCGAATCTAAATACACACCTGGATTGATTCCATTGTACCCAAAAAAGAACGCAACCTTTCTCGGGAAAATCTTCAATTCCTGGAAAAATCGATCATCTTAAGCTTTtgattctctctgtttccttcagTTTTTATTAGGGGGTTTTGTGGATAAGAGAAACCAATTAACATTCGTCTTCGTGTTGTTGTGAGGGTTTAATAAAAGCTTTTAGGGGTGTGAGAGATCAGAGATGGGTCAAACTTTTCGTAAGCTTTTCGATACTTTCTTCGGAAACCAGGAGATGAGGGTactactctctctttctttttactgAATCCTTCTTCCCCTTTTTGTTGGATTCGTGTGTTAACCTATCTTCTGTTCCTTCCTTCATCATTTGTTAcgaattatatatgattgatcttttgttttgtgtatattTACCAACCCAGCTCAATTACTAGAGGTTTTGTGGTGTTTCTTATGACTAATCATCTATGTGGTTTAGGGTTTATcatgattgtgatttgtgattatctcttgtttgtgtgtttcttaTGACTAATCTATgttgtttagggtttctcaaatATGATTGTGTGTTTCGTTTACCAGGTCGTTATGCTGGGGCTAGATGCGGCTGGGAAGACAACGATACTCTACAAGCTCCACATTGGAGAAGTTCTGTCAACTGTTCCCACAATCGGTAGGTCAGATCTCTCAAAGCGTTTTTTTTGAACTATCTCACGACTTGTTTGCTGAGAggattttgaactttttttcttatacagGTTTCAATGTTGAGAAAGTTCAGTACAAGAATGTGATTTTCACTGTCTGGGATGTTGGTGGCCAAGAGAAGCTCAGGCCCTTGTGGAGACATTACTTCAATAATACCGATGGACTTGTAAAGTCTTCACTTCTTTTTTGCTTCTGATCATAGagtctcttctcctcttttccTGGAATCTTTAGACAGATGGTTAACGAATTGATGCATTTGCAGATATATGTGGTAGACTCCTTGGACCGAGAGAGGATCGGTAAAGCTAAGCAAGAATTTCAGGTACCTTATAAAAATTGCACTAAACTTTTGGGTAGAACTAGTCTCTGTGGACTGTCTAACCTCTGCTAATTGATTTCTTCAGGATATCATAAGAGACCCATTCATGCTCAACAGTATCATTCTAGTGTTTGCCAACAAACAAGACATGGTAAAAAAGTTCAAAGCTCTAGCTTTCCTTATGTGATATCTTTCTCATTTACCAATATTCATCCAAATTCTTTATGAATCTCAGAGAGGAGCCATGTCTCCTCGAGAAGTATGTGAAGGGCTTGGCTTACTTGATCTCAAGAACAGGAAATGGCATATACAAGGAACATGTGCTCTTCAAGGAGATGGACTCTATGAAGGCTTAGACTGGTTATCTTCTACGCTCAAAGAGGTTAAAGCTGCTGGTTACTCATCCGTTGGTCCCTCGTTTTAACACTCACTCCATTTACTAGCTATAATTGACATACGAAAAGTACCAAATCAAGCTCATGGTGTTCAGTCTATCCACCATTATATACTTTTAGTCCATGGCCAAAGTCTTCTTCTTGGCCTCTGATATGTTAGTAatatcataaaatcaaaatctctccATACTTAAGTAATGgaagttgtttttcttttcgtttgtCTTCACATGGCCCTGCTTCTGAAAGCTTAATGCTAGGCTCCTTTTTGCATGATATGACTTTGGAGCTTCATTGTAAAAAATTCTGATGGATAAAATGTACACTGTCAAACTCTCATATGATCATCAAGTATCCCTTAAAGCATAAAAGATGATTGATTGATCTTTTTGCGTCTCTGTCATCCTCTGTTGAGCTTTGGCTCTTCACTTCGATAAATTAAGAACAAGCTAAATGAATTGAGAGATTATTGGAAAGGCATAAAGAAATTACGAATGAgattataaaagaaatagaattttttcttaaaaaaagaaaaacacagcAGAAGGAAACAACATCAATATCTTTCcaagagagaaaggaaatgatTTCAAAAAAGAGGCGGAAATAGTTGTCTTCTCTACTTAGCGCccttgtgttgttgttgctgcttacTCTTAATATCAAGCTCTTTGACCAACTTTATTAGTTGCCTCACGCTCACGTCTTTGAAGCTCTCTTCAGcagttatcttcttcttctttgtcttcttcttagcCTCGGCCTCTGCTTCTCCCTCTCCATTGATGTTAAGACCCATCTCCACAGCATcctccttgttcttcttcttgctctctaCGATTGATTCTGCTTCAGATGGAGACAACggagtttttgtctcattaccAGCAGCAAGtgttgacgaagaagaagaagaatctggagTCTTCTTATCTGAGAGAGGAGCCTCTTCTGATTCAGTGTCAATCGATTCCTCAGATCCGCAACTGTTTTCTTCCAACTCGACCTCGTCTATCTCATATTCGGACCATTCATCGCTGTCTACTTCAAGTTCCTCCTCAGAAGCTATCTCATCGACTTCTTTTGATTCATCAGCTATCAGAACTGTTGTGACTGAGTCTACCATACTCACATTATCACCAGCAGAGACTTTAGAATCGAATGCCTCTTGGTTTGTGTCAACGGCAACAGCAACAGCATCACCCTCCTCCTGATCAGTTTCATATTCTGTTTCATCTGAATCAGACTCAGAATCAATCTTCATTTGTTCGGTCTCTGATTCTTTGTTGCAGGCCAGAGTGTTTGCGGTGGAAGTAGAAGCAGCATGGTCTACGACAACAAAGTCATCCTCCTGCGatgtttcttgttcttggacTAGAACAAAACTGTCCGAAGCTGAAACCGTGTTGGAATCTGCAAAGAAAGCCCCCATGGAAATTAAGAAATGCAAACAAGAAAATAGTGAAGCGAACAACATTGATGGGTATGCCAGTGTGTATGCATACCTGTTCCATTCATCTGTTCCTTACTAGTGGACGCATCAAAGAAAGTGATATCACCAAGATCACCATATAATATGTCAAGATCTGAATCATTCTTTGAACCATCCCATTCCTTCTCCATTGAATCGTTCAAATCTCTCACTGACACAACTCCTTCAGCCTTTACTTTCTCTGAGATTTCATCTGATTTTGCCTGGAATTTGGAACCTGCAATTTACAACTAAACATGATTACAAACTCATCCAAATTACAAGAACATGGAAATCATCTGTTTAAAATAACGAGGCATCGCATACCTGCTGGAGAATCTTCTCTCTCAGCATCTTCGTGCTTCTTTGCAGGTACATTTACGGATTTCAAACTCAGGTCAGCCATAGATTCTTCAAGCAATCTGACAGACCTTC comes from Camelina sativa cultivar DH55 chromosome 19, Cs, whole genome shotgun sequence and encodes:
- the LOC104763936 gene encoding protein EXPORTIN 1B-like produces the protein MAAEKLRDLSQPIDVPLLDATVEAFYATGSKEERASADNILRNLKANPDTWLQVVHILQNTSSTHTKYFALQVLAGVIKYRWNALPDEQRDGMKNYISEVIVLLSGDEATFRAERLYVNKLNVILVQIVKHEWPAKWRSFIPDLVKAAKTSETICENCMAILKLLSEEVFDFSRGEMTQQKIDELKQSLNSEFELIHELCLYVFSVSHRPELIRATLSALHAYLSWIPLGYIFESPLLETLLNFFPVPAYRNLSLQCLSEVAALNFGEVYNVQYVKMYSIFMNHLQAILPLNFNIPKAYSTGSSEEQAFIQNLALFFTSFFKSHRKVLESSPENISLLLAGLGYLISISYVDDSEVFKVCLDYWNSLVLELFGSQHHVGHPALTPSLFGMQMAFLPRTVDGVKPEVTERHKIYSDPLSKLRGLMISRMAKPEEVLIVEDENGNIVRETMKDNDVLVQYKIMRETLIYLSHLDHEDTEKQMLSKLSKQLSGEEWAWNNLNTLCWAIGSISGSMIVEQENRFLVMVIRDLLSLCEVVKGKDNKAVIASNIMYVVGQYSRFLRAHWKFLKTVVHKLFEFMHETHPGVQDMACDTFLKIVIKCNRRFVIAQVGESEPFVSELLSSLTTIVGDLELHQIHTFYESVGTMIQAESDAQKRGEYLQRLMALPNQKWGEILGQARQSADILKDPDVIRTVLNILQTNTRVATSLGTNFLSQISLIYLDMLNVYRMYSELVSSSIANGGPYASRTSLVKLLRSVKREILKLIETFLDKAENQPHIGKQFVPPMMDQVLGDYARNVPDARESEVLSLFATIICKYKVVMQDEVLLIFEAVFQCTLEMITKNFEDYPEHRLKFFSLLRAIATFCFRALIQLSSEQLKLVMDSVIWAFRHTERNIAETGLILLLEMLKNFQKSDICNQFYRTYFLQIEQEVFAVLTDTFHKPGFKLHVLVLQHLFCLVESDSLTEPLWDAATVHHSCPNNAAFIREYTIKLLSSSFPNMTTTEVTQFVNGLYETRSDAGRFKNNIRDFLVQSKEFSAQDNKDLYVEEAAAQMERERQRMLSIPGLIAPSEIQDDMTDS
- the LOC104763937 gene encoding ADP-ribosylation factor 1-like 2, whose translation is MGQTFRKLFDTFFGNQEMRVVMLGLDAAGKTTILYKLHIGEVLSTVPTIGFNVEKVQYKNVIFTVWDVGGQEKLRPLWRHYFNNTDGLIYVVDSLDRERIGKAKQEFQDIIRDPFMLNSIILVFANKQDMRGAMSPREVCEGLGLLDLKNRKWHIQGTCALQGDGLYEGLDWLSSTLKEVKAAGYSSVGPSF
- the LOC104763938 gene encoding lisH domain-containing protein C1711.05-like — translated: MDFDSLPRRDLQFFCKRNKIPANMTNIAMADALKSLEIVEGIDDFMNQSPTSVARTAARTTRKKATKDDTQSSDLVTRSCYVGKSLAGEMEQENRDTNMLLHPSVAQGRRRAAATSVAVKLDVTDAIPEVNVSKTPAARSTRRAQAAASCKKDESVQRVYSTRRSVRLLEESMADLSLKSVNVPAKKHEDAEREDSPAGSKFQAKSDEISEKVKAEGVVSVRDLNDSMEKEWDGSKNDSDLDILYGDLGDITFFDASTSKEQMNGTDSNTVSASDSFVLVQEQETSQEDDFVVVDHAASTSTANTLACNKESETEQMKIDSESDSDETEYETDQEEGDAVAVAVDTNQEAFDSKVSAGDNVSMVDSVTTVLIADESKEVDEIASEEELEVDSDEWSEYEIDEVELEENSCGSEESIDTESEEAPLSDKKTPDSSSSSSTLAAGNETKTPLSPSEAESIVESKKKNKEDAVEMGLNINGEGEAEAEAKKKTKKKKITAEESFKDVSVRQLIKLVKELDIKSKQQQQHKGAK